The nucleotide sequence AGTCCTCGACCCGCAACGGTTTCTACTGGTGGGAAATCGATCCCACCTACTACGGCCTGAAGCTGCTCTCCTGGACCGGTTTCATCTGGGGCCTCAAGCCCGTGCCCGCCTCCATCTACGAGGAAGCCGCGCAAATCGCCCACCACGACACCATCCGACGCTTCAGCACCTCCTCCGTGCAGCACGAGATCAACACCCTGCGCAAGGTCGTGCCGACCGCCGCCGCCATCGCCATAGCCACGGTGAATTCCCCCGAGGTCGCCAGTCAGCTGAAGAAGGACGGCCCGGCGATCCACAAGGACGTCGCCGAGCAGACCGAACACCCCGGCACGGACCAGCAGTAAGGCCAATCCCAGGCTGGCCACCGCCCCCGCCCCGCGCGCCTCCCGCCGCGGGGCTTTTCTTTGAATCCGCCGCCCCGTGCCGGGCGTAGCTTGCCACGTGCGCCCGTCCGGAATTACACCTCCTGCCATCAAAACCCGCCCCGCCCTGCGATGACCAAACTCGCCATCATCGGCACCGGTATCTCCGGCCTGGGCTGCGCCCATTTCCTGCACCGCCACTTCGACGTCACCCTCTTTGAGCAGAACGGTTACGTCGGCGGCCACACCAACACCGTGACCGTGCCCGAGGCCGGCACCGGCCGTCCGCTGCCCATTGACACCGGCTTCATGGTGTTCAACTACGCGACTTACCCGCAGCTGACCCGCCTCTTCGCCGCGCTGAACGTCCCGGTGAAGAAGACCGACATGTCGTTCAGTGTGCGCCACGAGGACACCGGTCTCGAATTCTGCGGCTCCTCCCTCAACCACCTCTTCGCCCAGCGCCGCAACCTCCTCCGCCCGTCCTTCTACCGGATGCTCTTCCAGATCGACCGCTTCAACCGCGATGCGATCGCCGCCCTGGACGACCCGGCCCTCGATACGCAAACCCTCGCCGACTACGTGCGTGCCCGCGGCTACGGCGCGGACTTCCTCGATCTCTACCTCGTGCCGATGAGCAGCGCGGTCTGGTCCACTCCGCCCGACAAGATGCTCCTCTTCCCCGCCCGGGCGCTGCTGCGTTTTTTCCACAACCACGGCTTCCTTGGGCTCAACACCCAGCACCAGTGGTGGACGGTCGACGGCGGCGCGCAGGAATACGTCAAGCGACTCACCGCGCCCTGGGCCGACCGCATCCGCCGCACGGCCCGCGTCACCCGCGTCACCCGCGGCCCGGTCGGCACCTTCGTCACCACCGCCGACGGCATCACCCAGCGCTTCGACAAGGTCATTCTCGCCGCCCACGGCCACGAATCCCTCGCCCTGCTCGCCGACCCCACCCCCGACGAGGCCCGCCTCCTCCGCGAATTTCAGTACCAGGCCAACACCGCC is from Lacunisphaera limnophila and encodes:
- a CDS encoding NAD(P)/FAD-dependent oxidoreductase, with amino-acid sequence MTKLAIIGTGISGLGCAHFLHRHFDVTLFEQNGYVGGHTNTVTVPEAGTGRPLPIDTGFMVFNYATYPQLTRLFAALNVPVKKTDMSFSVRHEDTGLEFCGSSLNHLFAQRRNLLRPSFYRMLFQIDRFNRDAIAALDDPALDTQTLADYVRARGYGADFLDLYLVPMSSAVWSTPPDKMLLFPARALLRFFHNHGFLGLNTQHQWWTVDGGAQEYVKRLTAPWADRIRRTARVTRVTRGPVGTFVTTADGITQRFDKVILAAHGHESLALLADPTPDEARLLREFQYQANTATLHTDASVMPRTKLAWSAWNYSLARDATGRLEPMTIYWMNRLQGVSERENYFVSINRPDRIAPDRILKTISYEHPLFTLGAVRAQTEIPALNAAARGTTETYFCGAWTRYGFHEDGFLSAVNLSGLLLARDPWTG